In Chlamydiota bacterium, a genomic segment contains:
- a CDS encoding tetratricopeptide repeat protein, which translates to MMTHNNMGAAQLGLGQLAEAEQHFDMARQIDSQAPLPYYNLALLAQIRGDADSAKALLEKSQILGYRGTTYDKLIEVAGSVLAQIEGHGAG; encoded by the coding sequence GTGATGACACACAACAATATGGGTGCGGCGCAACTCGGTCTGGGACAGCTAGCAGAGGCAGAGCAGCATTTTGACATGGCCAGACAAATCGACAGCCAAGCCCCACTGCCCTATTACAATCTCGCGTTGTTGGCACAGATAAGAGGGGATGCTGACAGCGCCAAGGCGTTGCTGGAGAAGTCACAGATACTCGGGTACAGAGGGACAACCTACGATAAGCTGATTGAAGTAGCGGGTTCTGTTCTAGCACAGATAGAAGGTCATGGCGCTGGATAG
- a CDS encoding 4'-phosphopantetheinyl transferase superfamily protein — protein MSTAGRNGPAAPVFHGLCLLETERLKASEKRFGARLLSRLFTPAELAYCGSGAARLQRLAARFAAKAAVRAALRQAGLPPLPFRSVAIERDEWGMPYCMLPEPIASEARILVSLSHSRTLAAAYAVLVVAQSHSS, from the coding sequence ATGAGCACCGCGGGAAGGAACGGCCCGGCGGCGCCCGTGTTCCACGGCCTCTGCCTGCTGGAGACAGAGCGCCTGAAGGCGTCCGAAAAACGGTTCGGCGCCCGCCTCCTCTCCAGGCTCTTCACGCCGGCCGAACTGGCCTACTGCGGTTCGGGCGCCGCGCGCCTCCAGCGTCTCGCCGCCCGGTTCGCCGCCAAGGCCGCGGTCCGCGCGGCGCTGCGGCAGGCCGGCCTCCCCCCCCTCCCCTTCCGCAGCGTCGCGATCGAACGCGACGAATGGGGCATGCCGTATTGCATGCTCCCCGAACCCATCGCCTCCGAAGCCAGGATCCTCGTCTCCCTCTCCCACTCCCGCACCCTTGCGGCGGCGTACGCGGTGCTGGTCGTGGCTCAATCGCATTCTTCGTAG
- a CDS encoding lysophospholipid acyltransferase family protein has product MPRKVRHRFRKDLLYYAAVGLLAAARVVPARLLFALFSGAGWCAYHLLRRERRKALDNLAAAFGGEMTAAERARIARGVFVNQGKTMAELALSPRMDSAALHRLVSMEGREIIDREKRKGKGIIIITGHLGNWELIPAYFVSVGLHGGVVARRVYYEKYERLLSRLRLSKGFRVFYRDESPRAILKTLKNNEVVGILADQDVRKLDGVFVEFFGRPAYTPTAPVLIAMKTGAPLIPARIVREGRKHRIVVDEPIPLRRSGDREADLVHNTQAWSRVIERYIREHPDQWVWMHRRWRTRPEDVARRRGTPRLNPSGGSDGNRIV; this is encoded by the coding sequence ATGCCCAGGAAGGTCCGGCACAGATTCAGGAAGGATCTCCTCTACTACGCGGCGGTGGGGCTGCTGGCCGCCGCGCGGGTCGTTCCCGCCCGCCTCCTCTTCGCCCTCTTCTCGGGCGCGGGCTGGTGCGCCTACCACCTTCTCCGGCGCGAACGGCGCAAGGCGCTCGACAACCTCGCCGCCGCCTTCGGCGGCGAGATGACCGCCGCGGAACGCGCCCGCATCGCGCGGGGCGTCTTCGTCAACCAGGGGAAAACGATGGCGGAGCTCGCCCTCTCCCCGCGGATGGACTCCGCCGCGCTCCACCGGCTCGTCTCGATGGAGGGGAGGGAGATCATCGACCGCGAGAAACGGAAGGGCAAGGGGATCATCATCATCACCGGCCACCTCGGCAACTGGGAGCTGATCCCCGCCTACTTCGTCTCCGTGGGCCTGCACGGCGGCGTCGTCGCCCGGCGGGTCTACTACGAGAAGTACGAGCGCCTCCTCTCGCGCCTCCGGCTCTCGAAAGGGTTCCGGGTCTTCTACCGGGACGAGTCGCCGCGCGCGATCCTGAAGACCCTGAAGAACAACGAGGTGGTGGGGATCCTCGCCGACCAGGACGTCCGCAAGCTCGACGGGGTGTTCGTGGAGTTCTTCGGCCGCCCCGCCTACACCCCGACCGCGCCGGTCCTCATCGCCATGAAGACCGGCGCCCCGCTCATACCCGCACGCATCGTCCGGGAGGGGCGGAAACACCGGATCGTCGTCGACGAACCGATCCCCCTCCGCCGGAGCGGCGACCGGGAGGCGGACCTCGTGCACAACACGCAGGCCTGGTCGCGCGTCATCGAGCGCTACATCAGGGAGCACCCGGACCAGTGGGTCTGGATGCACCGGCGCTGGCGCACGAGACCGGAGGACGTCGCGAGGCGGAGAGGAACGCCCCGTCTGAATCCGTCCGGCGGGTCCGACGGGAACAGGATCGTATGA
- a CDS encoding glycosyltransferase family 9 protein: MMRNILIIKTSSFGDIVQTLPVAARLREALPDGTISWLVNTQYRRLLEENPCVDRIIPFPRHLWKPSGTLVRAAASFISLCRGLYGGGFDAVLDLQGLLRSAVFTAATVSPVRAGFANAREGAPLLYNVRVRVPHPEMHAVERYLLLPAALGVSGDRVSFPLGTGEAHRDWARRLLDRLDPGGRAPRVGLSVTARWASKRWPRASFAALGDAASAAGAAVVAIGAAEHEGAETVRMMKGPALEVDGVWDPLRMAALLERLDVLVTNDTGPMHLAAAVGTPVVALFGPTSFRRTGPWGPTHRIVCAPVPCSPCYRRECDRGEGCMAAIPVERVREAVEQLLREKRGARHAL; encoded by the coding sequence ATGATGCGCAACATCCTGATCATCAAGACGAGCTCGTTCGGGGACATCGTCCAGACGCTCCCCGTGGCCGCCCGCCTGCGCGAGGCGCTCCCCGACGGGACGATCAGCTGGCTCGTCAACACCCAGTACCGGCGCCTCCTCGAGGAGAACCCCTGCGTCGACCGCATCATCCCCTTCCCCCGCCACCTCTGGAAACCGTCCGGCACGCTCGTCCGGGCGGCGGCGTCGTTCATCTCCCTCTGCCGAGGGCTCTACGGCGGGGGCTTCGACGCCGTCCTCGACCTGCAGGGGCTGCTCCGGAGCGCCGTCTTCACCGCGGCCACGGTCTCGCCGGTCCGCGCCGGGTTCGCGAACGCGCGCGAGGGCGCCCCGCTCCTCTACAACGTCCGGGTCCGCGTCCCCCACCCGGAGATGCACGCCGTCGAGCGGTACCTGCTCCTCCCCGCGGCCCTCGGCGTTTCGGGAGACCGCGTCTCCTTTCCGCTCGGCACCGGGGAGGCGCACCGCGACTGGGCCCGGCGGCTTCTCGACCGGCTCGATCCGGGAGGACGCGCGCCGCGCGTGGGGCTCTCCGTCACGGCGCGCTGGGCGAGCAAGCGCTGGCCGCGCGCCTCCTTCGCGGCGCTGGGGGACGCGGCGAGCGCCGCGGGCGCGGCGGTCGTGGCGATCGGCGCCGCGGAACATGAGGGGGCGGAGACGGTGCGGATGATGAAAGGCCCGGCGCTCGAGGTCGACGGGGTCTGGGACCCGCTTCGCATGGCCGCCCTCCTCGAGCGGCTCGACGTGCTGGTGACCAACGACACCGGGCCGATGCACCTGGCCGCCGCCGTCGGGACGCCGGTCGTGGCCCTGTTCGGCCCGACCAGCTTCCGGCGGACAGGCCCCTGGGGCCCGACGCATCGAATCGTCTGCGCGCCGGTGCCGTGCAGCCCCTGCTACCGCAGGGAGTGCGACAGGGGGGAGGGGTGCATGGCGGCGATCCCGGTGGAGCGGGTCCGGGAGGCGGTGGAGCAGCTGTTGCGGGAGAAGCGCGGTGCACGCCATGCCCTCTGA